One window of Acidobacteriota bacterium genomic DNA carries:
- the ftsZ gene encoding cell division protein FtsZ, translating into MKLAFDDDPMVGARIKVIGCGGGGSNAVNRMIASRMTGVEFVVVNTDCQALKSSHAPLKLQIGSKLTKGLGAGSNPDVGRQAALEDTEKLIEVLQGADMVFITTGLGGGTGTGATPVVASLASELGALVVGVVTKPFAFEGRKRREQAELGLGELRECLDTVICIPNERLLSTVDRQTTLQGAFLIADDILRQAVQGISDLITIPGEINLDFADVKTIMSGMGMALMGTGIATGEGRATEAAQKAISSPLLEDATIEGARGVLINITGGPGMTLFEVAEASNLVHQAAHEDANIIFGTVIDEAMGETVKVTVIATGFREVRKDDAKAVARPAAGRPSSDPVAGRKNARPETPFLRKGPGRTVPIGTDEGGYGPNFTNLRDDLDVPTFLRRQMD; encoded by the coding sequence ATGAAGCTCGCCTTCGACGACGATCCGATGGTCGGAGCGCGTATCAAGGTGATCGGCTGCGGCGGCGGCGGAAGCAACGCCGTCAACCGGATGATCGCCTCGCGGATGACGGGGGTCGAGTTCGTCGTCGTCAACACCGACTGCCAGGCGCTCAAGTCGTCTCACGCTCCGTTGAAGCTCCAGATCGGGTCGAAGCTCACGAAGGGTCTCGGCGCGGGCTCGAACCCCGACGTGGGCCGGCAGGCCGCCCTCGAGGACACGGAGAAGCTCATCGAGGTGCTGCAGGGAGCCGACATGGTCTTCATCACCACCGGCCTCGGCGGCGGCACCGGGACGGGGGCGACCCCCGTCGTCGCGTCGCTCGCGAGCGAGCTCGGCGCCCTCGTCGTCGGCGTCGTGACGAAGCCCTTCGCGTTCGAGGGGCGAAAGCGCCGCGAGCAGGCCGAGCTGGGCCTCGGCGAGCTGCGCGAGTGCCTCGACACGGTCATCTGCATTCCGAACGAGCGCCTCCTCTCGACCGTCGATCGGCAGACCACGCTCCAGGGCGCGTTCCTCATCGCCGACGACATCCTGCGCCAGGCGGTGCAGGGGATCTCCGACCTCATCACCATCCCCGGCGAGATCAACCTCGACTTCGCCGACGTGAAGACGATCATGAGCGGCATGGGAATGGCGCTGATGGGGACTGGCATCGCCACCGGCGAAGGGCGCGCCACGGAGGCCGCGCAGAAGGCGATCTCATCGCCTCTTCTCGAGGACGCGACCATCGAGGGGGCGCGCGGGGTGCTCATCAACATCACCGGCGGTCCGGGGATGACGCTGTTCGAGGTGGCCGAGGCCTCGAACCTCGTGCACCAGGCGGCGCACGAGGATGCGAACATCATCTTCGGGACCGTCATCGACGAGGCGATGGGGGAGACCGTCAAGGTCACGGTCATCGCGACTGGTTTCCGCGAGGTCCGCAAGGACGACGCGAAGGCCGTTGCGCGACCGGCGGCCGGGCGCCCTTCGTCCGATCCCGTCGCCGGGCGAAAGAACGCACGTCCCGAGACCCCGTTTCTCCGCAAGGGCCCGGGTCGGACGGTTCCGATTGGAACGGATGAGGGAGGTTATGGGCCGAATTTCACCAATCTGAGGGACGATCTCGACGTCCCCACCTTCCTCAGGAGGCAGATGGACTAG